DNA sequence from the Paenibacillus azoreducens genome:
AGCAGAGGTGGACTTTACCACCATTTTGAGAGCAAGGAGGACTTGTTTATTTACCTGGCGGATCAGGCCTTTACCGGGTCTTGGAAGAACTGGGACGAGGAGATCGATGATGCGATGACGGCAACGGAGCAACTGTACGCCTATGCCGACTATTTTGTTGATACGCTCCAAAAGCCCCTTAACAAAGCAGGAGAAGAGTTTCTGAGCCGGGTCGGTCCGAATTCCGAAGCCGGACAGCGGTTTCTCGGCATTTTGACGACCTATATGCAGCGCTTCGAAAGACTCGTGCAAAATGGCCTTGACCGCGGCGAGTGGAAGGGTGACAACGTGCAGGAGCTGGCCATGATGATCCTCGGCTACTATTCCGGTCTCAGCGACAGTATCCAGTTGATGGGTAAAGGAGACGCCAAACGGTTTTACCGCAAAGCAACGAAGCTTTTACTCGAAGGGATTCAAAAAAAAACGATTTCCCTAAGGGGGCGATGAATCATGAATAGTCCATTTACATCCGGGTCCGATCAAAATATCAAGTTTACCGTTGTTATTCCAGCCCGAAACGAGGAGAAGTACATCGGCCGCTGCCTTGATTCGATTGCTGCAGCTGCCAAACCTTATCCGGGACAGGTCGAAGTGATCGTCATGATCAACCGCTGTACGGACCGGACGGCTGAAATTGCCGAGTTATACGGCGCTGTCACGATACCAATCGAAAGCAAAAATTTGTCCCAAATTCGTAACGCCGGCATACACGCCGCTCGGGGCGAGATCATCGTCACGATTGACGCTGATAGCTGGGTGACGGACAACATGCTGACGGAAATCGAACGG
Encoded proteins:
- a CDS encoding TetR/AcrR family transcriptional regulator; this encodes MKKSKEEAEQTKQEIVDAAKGLFAVKGYAATSMNDICTAAGCSRGGLYHHFESKEDLFIYLADQAFTGSWKNWDEEIDDAMTATEQLYAYADYFVDTLQKPLNKAGEEFLSRVGPNSEAGQRFLGILTTYMQRFERLVQNGLDRGEWKGDNVQELAMMILGYYSGLSDSIQLMGKGDAKRFYRKATKLLLEGIQKKTISLRGR